A stretch of the Methanooceanicella nereidis genome encodes the following:
- a CDS encoding DUF169 domain-containing protein, translated as MSAYEQLSSKLKNILGLKGSPVAVKLVKSKEEIPAGIPEIKDKIRHCEMVQKARFGDVFYATKEHHACAGGAGALGIAETPEKIKSGDFYYSLGRFNTIGAARRTMNEVPKTGSNYLASVYAPLEKADFTPDVVVVIGNPKQLLRIAQASVYHSGGRVTADFAGIQSLCGDAVAKPLNTGELNLTFGCDGSRKYAKVADDELIAGIPVEKLEQIVSALEKFAQ; from the coding sequence ATGTCGGCATATGAACAATTATCATCTAAGCTCAAAAACATACTCGGATTAAAAGGCTCCCCGGTGGCTGTAAAACTGGTCAAGTCAAAAGAAGAGATACCAGCAGGTATCCCTGAGATCAAAGACAAGATCAGGCATTGCGAGATGGTCCAGAAGGCAAGGTTTGGCGATGTTTTCTATGCGACCAAAGAACATCACGCGTGCGCTGGCGGGGCTGGAGCTTTAGGAATAGCAGAGACACCTGAAAAAATAAAATCCGGTGACTTTTATTATAGCCTCGGGCGTTTCAATACCATAGGCGCGGCCAGAAGAACAATGAACGAAGTGCCTAAGACAGGGAGTAATTATTTAGCATCCGTTTACGCTCCGCTCGAAAAAGCTGATTTTACCCCGGATGTCGTAGTCGTGATAGGGAACCCCAAGCAGCTGCTCAGAATAGCTCAGGCAAGCGTATATCACTCGGGAGGACGCGTGACCGCAGACTTCGCAGGTATACAGTCATTATGCGGAGACGCTGTTGCAAAGCCGCTGAACACGGGTGAATTGAACCTGACCTTTGGCTGTGACGGCTCAAGAAAATATGCGAAGGTCGCAGACGATGAGCTTATAGCGGGCATACCCGTGGAAAAACTTGAACAGATCGTAAGCGCTCTTGAAAAATTCGCGCAGTGA
- the fen gene encoding flap endonuclease-1 — MGVDLSDLVKTREIELKELNGKIIAIDAFNTLYQFLSIIRQQDGSPLTDDRGNVTSHLSGIIYRVTNLIEEGIKPVFVFDGKPPVFKAETIKARVEVREAAKQMYEAAKAAGSADAYKYAMASTSINAQIVQDSKELLGYMGIPYILAPSEGEAQASYMVKKGSADYVGSQDYDSLLFGAPKFVRNIAITGKRKVPRKNIYVDVKPEVIEFQEVLDQLEITRSQLIDLAILVGTDYNPGIYKVGPKTALKLVKKHDNMESILTELGQTIENYEEIKEFFMNPPITDDYIIKWGKPETGKIKEFLCEEHSFSADRVDKVIERLNKAVTETSKQKTLSSWF; from the coding sequence ATGGGAGTTGACCTGAGCGACCTGGTTAAGACAAGAGAGATAGAGCTTAAAGAGCTGAACGGAAAGATAATAGCGATAGACGCGTTTAACACTTTATACCAGTTCCTGAGCATAATAAGGCAGCAGGACGGGTCGCCGCTGACCGACGACAGGGGAAATGTGACATCCCACCTTTCAGGCATCATTTACAGGGTCACAAACCTTATAGAAGAGGGTATTAAGCCGGTATTCGTTTTTGACGGTAAGCCTCCCGTATTCAAAGCCGAGACCATCAAGGCAAGAGTGGAGGTCAGGGAAGCCGCGAAGCAGATGTATGAGGCGGCAAAAGCCGCAGGCTCGGCGGACGCATATAAGTATGCCATGGCATCGACAAGTATCAACGCGCAGATAGTACAGGACTCGAAAGAGCTGCTGGGCTATATGGGCATACCATACATACTTGCGCCTTCGGAAGGCGAAGCACAGGCGTCATACATGGTAAAAAAGGGCTCTGCAGATTACGTAGGCTCTCAGGATTATGATTCTTTGCTGTTCGGGGCACCTAAGTTCGTCAGGAATATTGCCATAACAGGAAAAAGAAAGGTCCCGAGGAAGAACATATATGTCGATGTCAAGCCTGAAGTGATCGAGTTCCAGGAAGTCCTTGACCAGCTCGAAATAACGCGAAGCCAGCTTATAGACCTCGCGATACTGGTCGGCACGGATTATAACCCGGGGATCTATAAAGTAGGTCCTAAGACCGCTCTCAAGCTTGTAAAGAAGCATGATAACATGGAGAGCATACTGACAGAACTTGGCCAGACCATCGAAAATTATGAGGAGATCAAGGAGTTCTTCATGAACCCGCCGATAACGGACGACTACATCATTAAGTGGGGTAAGCCGGAAACTGGCAAGATCAAAGAGTTCCTCTGCGAAGAGCATAGTTTCTCCGCGGACCGTGTGGATAAAGTGATCGAGAGACTGAACAAGGCTGTCACGGAAACATCGAAACAAAAGACTTTATCATCATGGTTTTGA
- a CDS encoding ribonuclease P protein component 4, which produces MASRKKKMSSGKPFNVDLAEQRIERLFLMAKDAYAERPELSDRYVDLARRISMRHRVGIPAEFRRRICKKCYSYLSPGANSRVRIDGKNIIITCLECDNIMRMPYK; this is translated from the coding sequence ATGGCATCGCGTAAGAAAAAAATGTCCTCTGGGAAGCCTTTTAACGTCGACCTCGCGGAACAGAGAATTGAAAGATTGTTTTTGATGGCAAAGGACGCTTACGCTGAGCGCCCGGAACTCTCGGACCGTTACGTGGACCTGGCCAGGCGTATAAGTATGCGCCACCGTGTGGGCATTCCCGCCGAGTTCAGGCGAAGGATCTGTAAAAAGTGTTATTCGTACCTGTCGCCGGGAGCTAACAGCAGGGTTCGCATAGACGGCAAGAATATCATTATCACATGCCTTGAATGCGATAATATAATGCGCATGCCATATAAGTGA
- the infB gene encoding translation initiation factor IF-2, which yields MATVTRQIKDLRTPIICVMGHVDHGKTSMLDKIRGTTVTDIEAGEITQHIGATEVPLYTIESLCKGVLPGNIEVPGLLFIDTPGHHAFTTLRSRGGALSDLAVLVIDIIDGFQPQTDEALKILKQYKTPFIIAANKIDRIPGWRVNPSFSFTKTFESQPDNVKNALDNRIYDLAGKLSAYGFSADRYDRIRDFTRTIGIVPISARTGEGIPDLLMVLVGLAQKFLEKNLKLHVTGPGVGTVLEVKEDKGLGYSIDTIIYDGEIRTGDTIVIGGKEKPIVTKVRALLKPMPNRELRIVEKFDHVDRVTASAGVKILASDLDKAMAGSHLRVAREGMLNALIKEIESEIERAKIVTDETGIIVKADTIGSLEAIVSELRSLKIPIAQAEVGDISKKDIIEAETINDPLHRVVLGFNVKLLPDAKEHMLESDVRIFNRNVIYRLIDDYADWEETQKKLAEKKKMMEIVRPGRIKYLVNCTFRQSKPAVIGVQVQGGCIKPGNVLIKPDGSKVGVIKEIQERNENISFAKKGKEVAISLDGPVAGRQIHEGEVYYVDIPESHCKVLEFQLKDVLSQDELETLIEFLSIKRKDDHFWGK from the coding sequence ATGGCGACGGTTACAAGGCAGATCAAGGATCTCAGGACACCTATAATCTGTGTCATGGGTCATGTGGACCATGGTAAGACCTCTATGCTCGATAAGATAAGGGGTACGACCGTGACCGACATCGAAGCAGGGGAGATCACGCAGCACATAGGTGCTACCGAAGTGCCCCTATACACTATAGAGTCCCTCTGTAAGGGGGTGCTGCCGGGGAATATCGAGGTTCCGGGGCTTTTATTCATAGATACTCCGGGGCATCACGCGTTCACTACTCTTAGGAGCCGCGGAGGCGCATTATCAGACCTGGCTGTGCTGGTGATCGATATTATCGATGGATTCCAGCCTCAGACCGATGAGGCGCTAAAGATATTAAAACAGTATAAGACACCTTTCATAATAGCTGCCAATAAGATAGACCGGATACCCGGATGGAGGGTAAACCCGTCCTTTTCTTTTACAAAGACTTTCGAGAGCCAGCCTGATAACGTGAAAAATGCGCTTGATAACAGGATATATGATCTTGCCGGGAAATTGTCCGCCTATGGCTTCAGCGCCGACAGGTACGACCGTATAAGGGACTTCACCCGGACGATCGGCATCGTCCCGATCAGCGCCAGGACCGGCGAGGGCATACCGGACCTTTTAATGGTCCTTGTAGGGCTTGCCCAAAAATTCCTTGAGAAGAACCTTAAGCTGCATGTCACCGGCCCGGGAGTAGGCACTGTGCTGGAGGTAAAAGAGGATAAGGGACTGGGGTATTCTATCGATACGATCATCTATGACGGCGAGATACGGACCGGCGACACCATCGTCATTGGCGGCAAAGAAAAGCCCATTGTTACCAAAGTAAGGGCCCTTTTGAAGCCCATGCCTAACAGGGAGCTAAGGATCGTTGAAAAATTTGACCATGTCGACCGTGTCACGGCATCTGCGGGAGTAAAGATACTGGCTTCCGACCTGGACAAGGCTATGGCCGGGTCTCATCTGAGGGTGGCCAGGGAAGGCATGCTGAATGCCCTGATCAAGGAGATCGAGAGCGAGATAGAGCGCGCGAAGATCGTGACGGACGAGACAGGAATAATCGTGAAAGCTGACACAATTGGCAGCCTCGAGGCGATAGTCAGCGAGCTAAGGTCGCTAAAGATACCGATCGCACAGGCTGAGGTAGGAGATATTTCTAAGAAGGATATCATCGAGGCCGAGACCATAAACGACCCGCTCCACCGCGTAGTGCTCGGGTTCAACGTCAAGCTGCTGCCCGACGCTAAAGAACATATGCTTGAAAGCGACGTCAGGATCTTTAACCGGAACGTTATCTATCGCCTGATCGACGACTATGCCGACTGGGAGGAGACCCAGAAGAAGCTGGCCGAAAAGAAGAAAATGATGGAGATAGTCCGGCCGGGCAGGATAAAATATCTCGTCAACTGCACTTTCAGGCAGAGCAAGCCTGCCGTTATCGGCGTACAGGTACAGGGCGGTTGCATAAAGCCCGGGAACGTGCTGATAAAGCCGGATGGGTCTAAAGTCGGAGTCATTAAGGAGATACAGGAAAGGAACGAGAACATCAGCTTCGCGAAAAAGGGCAAGGAGGTGGCGATATCACTCGATGGGCCGGTGGCCGGTCGTCAGATACATGAGGGGGAGGTCTACTACGTGGACATTCCCGAAAGCCATTGTAAAGTGCTGGAGTTTCAACTAAAGGACGTGCTGAGCCAGGACGAGCTGGAGACACTTATCGAGTTTTTATCGATAAAGAGAAAAGACGATCACTTCTGGGGAAAGTAA